A region of Pyxidicoccus parkwaysis DNA encodes the following proteins:
- a CDS encoding zinc-dependent metalloprotease: MFKRAAVLAMSCGALLVGCGTEAQGESEEIVSNLIQAGFPADDIMTVDGNVYVGRDAHVTLEASREMIESKQGPEQYRTTNLVGTSVTKICVVPTAQFNSYSRLSEGLDLAIENYNSQGLRITFARGSASDCTATISAKTTTGVGGSSGFPKGGKPYGTINIGTGLQSYSADVNEHVITHEIGHTIGFRHSDYYDRSISCGGAASNEGASNVGAILIPGTPSTATVGGSVMNSCFRSNETGEWSSSDRTALHALY; encoded by the coding sequence ATGTTCAAGAGAGCGGCAGTCCTCGCGATGAGCTGTGGTGCGTTGCTGGTCGGCTGCGGTACCGAGGCGCAGGGCGAGAGCGAGGAGATTGTCTCCAACCTGATCCAGGCGGGCTTCCCGGCCGACGACATCATGACCGTCGACGGCAACGTGTACGTGGGCCGCGACGCCCACGTCACCCTCGAGGCGTCCCGCGAGATGATCGAGTCGAAGCAGGGCCCGGAGCAGTACCGGACGACCAACCTCGTCGGCACCAGCGTGACGAAGATCTGCGTCGTCCCCACGGCGCAGTTCAACAGCTACAGCCGGCTCAGCGAGGGCCTCGACCTGGCCATCGAGAACTACAACAGCCAGGGTCTCCGCATCACCTTCGCGCGCGGCTCGGCCTCCGACTGCACCGCGACCATCTCCGCGAAGACCACGACCGGCGTCGGCGGCTCGTCCGGCTTCCCCAAGGGCGGCAAGCCCTACGGCACCATCAACATCGGCACCGGCCTGCAGAGCTACAGCGCTGACGTGAACGAGCACGTCATCACGCACGAGATTGGCCACACCATCGGCTTCCGCCACTCGGACTACTACGACCGCAGCATCAGCTGCGGCGGTGCCGCCAGCAACGAGGGCGCCTCCAACGTGGGCGCCATCCTCATCCCCGGCACGCCGAGCACGGCGACGGTGGGCGGCTCCGTCATGAACTCCTGCTTCCGCTCGAACGAGACTGGCGAGTGGAGCAGCTCCGACCGCACCGCGCTGCACGCCCTCTACTGA
- a CDS encoding TIGR02265 family protein produces MGLVQDAVRRARDVAPVALGAVDWERDLEQRLVLATPDKTCRGMFLKGVLQVVKSFGDEAVVARCLEVGGQTRITDFASYPIATRLRMSWAAAEHLAPRVGGFDAALRQLGRQATADFMASLAGRTILALTNRDVVKMINSLPTAFGASVNYGRHTVEWSGPKSGRFLLEGDLMPAPLNSGIMEAVLAAGAVKGGKVHGRQLAVDCCECVFSWE; encoded by the coding sequence ATGGGCTTGGTACAGGACGCGGTCAGGCGGGCGCGGGACGTGGCACCGGTGGCGCTGGGCGCGGTGGACTGGGAGCGAGATCTGGAGCAGCGGCTGGTGCTGGCGACTCCAGACAAGACGTGCCGGGGCATGTTCCTGAAGGGCGTGCTCCAGGTGGTGAAGTCCTTCGGGGACGAGGCCGTGGTGGCACGGTGCCTGGAGGTCGGCGGGCAGACGCGCATCACCGACTTCGCGAGCTACCCCATCGCCACCCGGCTGCGGATGTCCTGGGCCGCCGCGGAGCACCTGGCGCCGCGCGTGGGCGGCTTCGACGCCGCGCTGCGCCAGCTCGGGCGGCAGGCGACGGCGGACTTCATGGCCTCGCTGGCGGGGAGGACCATCCTCGCGCTGACGAACCGGGACGTCGTGAAGATGATCAACAGCCTGCCCACGGCCTTCGGTGCGTCCGTCAACTACGGCAGGCACACGGTGGAGTGGTCGGGGCCGAAGAGCGGCCGCTTCCTGCTCGAAGGGGACCTCATGCCCGCGCCCCTCAACTCCGGCATCATGGAAGCGGTGCTCGCGGCGGGCGCGGTGAAGGGCGGGAAGGTCCACGGGCGCCAGCTCGCGGTGGACTGCTGCGAGTGCGTCTTCTCCTGGGAGTAG